In Oryctolagus cuniculus chromosome X, mOryCun1.1, whole genome shotgun sequence, a single window of DNA contains:
- the LOC103351870 gene encoding uncharacterized protein CXorf49 homolog isoform X1 produces MSSNSKECGFSDGIGPKIKEPAGPGGPSAPWAPGLDLDLDPVGRGEGQSQDQDQDQGADGGECRPSSPQALTWPLELDSGPETDVEMTQAETRVLWGCQAWRGTPALDGKRTASSEPQFAEVCAAFGQPLRGPGEGAVPQLPSIESGSAQAAGIWACRQADCTCSGALCSHSVESLQAYAVPPHVSARKEGWVWGPSKTRGTTQGLSIRTDIQRSCGEGFLLLPSDTEFSDELRDMHPMSVSFHQEGGGQAKGSSSEEAAESFGHSTYHDRADFPHISDPLLTSILQGLSWTMEGQPVGEMGPSSSKTLQSVIPCTGWDRSNLSGVAAAAAPASAWCLPQANPGRNPGEKKKSLGVDPEVLLRTAFAPWGHRESAALMEPDSFPPLSVSLLEKPSTSSPLPWGAKQSRQGGTVKKSGARRKREAQPMARGGGGPNRDPVPRTQFPAYRPRMPSQYSHHKEFISGDPNMREHQVGANWLSLSPSQRDIIPRDPAHSQRNRRSTRATSGDAVLY; encoded by the exons ATGAGCTCCAACAGTAAGGAATGTGGCTTTAGTGATGGTATCGGCCCAAAGATCAAGGAGCCGGCCGGCCCTGGTGGCCCTAGTGCCCCGTGGGCACCTGGGCTAGACTTGGATTTGGATCCTGTGGGAAGGGGTGAGGGCCAGAGTCAggaccaggaccaggaccaggGAGCAGATGGAGGGGAATGCAGGCCTTCAAGCCCACAGGCCCTCACGTGGCCATTGGAGTTGGACTCTGGCCCTGAGACCGATGTAGAAATGACCCAGGCAGAAACAAGGGTGCTTTGGGGCTGCCAGGCCTGGCGTGGCACTCCTGCCCTGGACGGGAAGCGCACTGCCAGTTCTGAGCCCCAGTTCGCTGAGGTGTGTGCGGCCTTCGGGCAGCCGCTGCGTGGCCCAGGTGAAGGGGCGGTGCCCCAATTGCCAAGCATAGAAAGCGGCAGCGCCCAAGCGGCTGGCATATGGGCGTGCCGCCAGGCAGACTGCACCTGTAGTGGTGCGCTGTGCTCACACAGTGTGGAGTCGCTGCAGGCTTATGCTGTTCCTCCGCACGTGAGTGCCCGGAAAGAAGGCTGGGTCTGGGGCCCCAGTAAGACAAGAGGCACCACGCAGGGCTTGAGTATTCGCACCGATATCCAGCGCAGCTGTGGAGAAGGCTTTCTCCTGCTGCCTTCTGACACTGAGTTCTCTGATGAGCTCAGGGACATGCATCCCATGAGTGTGAGTTTTCACCAAGAAGGAGGAGGCCAAGCCAAGGGCAGCAGCTCCGAAGAAGCAGCAGAAAGTTTTGGACACTCGACTTACCATGACAGGGCTGATTTCCCTCACATTTCAGACCCTCTGTTGACCTCTATTCTGCAGGGGCTCAGTTGGACCATGGAAGGGCAGCCAGTGGGGGAGATGGGTCCCTCTTCCTCTAAGACATTGCAGAGTGTGATTCCCTGCACAGGATGGGATAGGTCCAACCTCTCgggtgttgctgctgctgctgcacctgctagTGCATGGTGCCTGCCCCAGGCCAATCCTGGGAGGAATCCAGGTGAGAAGAAGAAATCCCTAGGGGTTGACCCAGAAGTTCTCCTGAGGACAGCCTTTGCACCATGGGGGCACAGAGAGTCAGCAGCTCTCATGGAACCAGATAGCTTCCCTCCACTCTCTGTTTCACTGCTTGAGAAACCCAGTACGTCTTCCCCACTTCCTTGGGGAGCCAAACAGTCCAGGCAGGGAGGCACTGTGAAGAAATCTGGggccaggaggaagagggaagccCAGCCCATGGCCAGAGGAGGTGGTGGCCCAAACAGAGATCCTGTTCCAAGGACCCAA tttCCAGCATATAGACCACGGATGCCTTCTCAGTACAGTCATCACAAAGAATTCATCAGCGGGGACCCTAATATGAGAGAACACCAAGTTGGGGCAAACTGGCTATCTTTGTCCCCAAGCCAGCGAGATATCATACCCAGAGACCCTGCACACTCCC AACGAAACAGAAGATCTACGAGAGCAACCAG TGGTGATGCAGTCCTTTACTGA
- the LOC103351870 gene encoding uncharacterized protein CXorf49 homolog isoform X2, with protein sequence MSSNSKECGFSDGIGPKIKEPAGPGGPSAPWAPGLDLDLDPVGRGEGQSQDQDQDQGADGGECRPSSPQALTWPLELDSGPETDVEMTQAETRVLWGCQAWRGTPALDGKRTASSEPQFAEVCAAFGQPLRGPGEGAVPQLPSIESGSAQAAGIWACRQADCTCSGALCSHSVESLQAYAVPPHVSARKEGWVWGPSKTRGTTQGLSIRTDIQRSCGEGFLLLPSDTEFSDELRDMHPMSVSFHQEGGGQAKGSSSEEAAESFGHSTYHDRADFPHISDPLLTSILQGLSWTMEGQPVGEMGPSSSKTLQSVIPCTGWDRSNLSGVAAAAAPASAWCLPQANPGRNPGEKKKSLGVDPEVLLRTAFAPWGHRESAALMEPDSFPPLSVSLLEKPSTSSPLPWGAKQSRQGGTVKKSGARRKREAQPMARGGGGPNRDPVPRTQFPAYRPRMPSQYSHHKEFISGDPNMREHQVGANWLSLSPSQRDIIPRDPAHSQRNRRSTRATRRFFHI encoded by the exons ATGAGCTCCAACAGTAAGGAATGTGGCTTTAGTGATGGTATCGGCCCAAAGATCAAGGAGCCGGCCGGCCCTGGTGGCCCTAGTGCCCCGTGGGCACCTGGGCTAGACTTGGATTTGGATCCTGTGGGAAGGGGTGAGGGCCAGAGTCAggaccaggaccaggaccaggGAGCAGATGGAGGGGAATGCAGGCCTTCAAGCCCACAGGCCCTCACGTGGCCATTGGAGTTGGACTCTGGCCCTGAGACCGATGTAGAAATGACCCAGGCAGAAACAAGGGTGCTTTGGGGCTGCCAGGCCTGGCGTGGCACTCCTGCCCTGGACGGGAAGCGCACTGCCAGTTCTGAGCCCCAGTTCGCTGAGGTGTGTGCGGCCTTCGGGCAGCCGCTGCGTGGCCCAGGTGAAGGGGCGGTGCCCCAATTGCCAAGCATAGAAAGCGGCAGCGCCCAAGCGGCTGGCATATGGGCGTGCCGCCAGGCAGACTGCACCTGTAGTGGTGCGCTGTGCTCACACAGTGTGGAGTCGCTGCAGGCTTATGCTGTTCCTCCGCACGTGAGTGCCCGGAAAGAAGGCTGGGTCTGGGGCCCCAGTAAGACAAGAGGCACCACGCAGGGCTTGAGTATTCGCACCGATATCCAGCGCAGCTGTGGAGAAGGCTTTCTCCTGCTGCCTTCTGACACTGAGTTCTCTGATGAGCTCAGGGACATGCATCCCATGAGTGTGAGTTTTCACCAAGAAGGAGGAGGCCAAGCCAAGGGCAGCAGCTCCGAAGAAGCAGCAGAAAGTTTTGGACACTCGACTTACCATGACAGGGCTGATTTCCCTCACATTTCAGACCCTCTGTTGACCTCTATTCTGCAGGGGCTCAGTTGGACCATGGAAGGGCAGCCAGTGGGGGAGATGGGTCCCTCTTCCTCTAAGACATTGCAGAGTGTGATTCCCTGCACAGGATGGGATAGGTCCAACCTCTCgggtgttgctgctgctgctgcacctgctagTGCATGGTGCCTGCCCCAGGCCAATCCTGGGAGGAATCCAGGTGAGAAGAAGAAATCCCTAGGGGTTGACCCAGAAGTTCTCCTGAGGACAGCCTTTGCACCATGGGGGCACAGAGAGTCAGCAGCTCTCATGGAACCAGATAGCTTCCCTCCACTCTCTGTTTCACTGCTTGAGAAACCCAGTACGTCTTCCCCACTTCCTTGGGGAGCCAAACAGTCCAGGCAGGGAGGCACTGTGAAGAAATCTGGggccaggaggaagagggaagccCAGCCCATGGCCAGAGGAGGTGGTGGCCCAAACAGAGATCCTGTTCCAAGGACCCAA tttCCAGCATATAGACCACGGATGCCTTCTCAGTACAGTCATCACAAAGAATTCATCAGCGGGGACCCTAATATGAGAGAACACCAAGTTGGGGCAAACTGGCTATCTTTGTCCCCAAGCCAGCGAGATATCATACCCAGAGACCCTGCACACTCCC AACGAAACAGAAGATCTACGAGAGCAACCAG AAGATTTTTCCACATATAA